A genomic region of Enterococcus sp. 12C11_DIV0727 contains the following coding sequences:
- a CDS encoding adaptor protein MecA, protein MEMEHINENTIRVLIGNEDLADRGITFLDLLGNHKEVENFFYSILEEVDVEDEFQGSEAVTFQVLPKSDGLELFISKNASIDEVSNFEGFSDLNSEEVSNIIRKQIEEDFADETQEFADNTVKSLVFELNDFDTMVQLANEVFLQSVIANLYTFKGTYYLQTIFLLEELGKNDVENELAQLLEYANLSAVTSETLNEYGTCIMERNALELTRYYFE, encoded by the coding sequence ATGGAAATGGAACATATCAATGAAAATACCATACGTGTGTTGATCGGCAATGAAGATCTAGCAGATAGAGGCATTACCTTCTTAGATCTACTTGGCAACCACAAAGAAGTGGAAAATTTTTTCTACAGTATTTTAGAAGAAGTTGATGTGGAAGATGAATTTCAAGGCAGTGAAGCTGTTACCTTTCAGGTTCTGCCAAAAAGTGATGGGTTAGAACTATTTATTAGTAAGAATGCATCAATCGATGAAGTATCTAATTTTGAAGGCTTTAGTGATTTAAATTCAGAAGAAGTTAGTAATATAATTCGCAAACAAATCGAAGAAGATTTTGCTGATGAGACGCAAGAATTTGCTGATAATACAGTTAAAAGTTTAGTATTTGAACTTAACGATTTTGATACAATGGTTCAATTGGCAAATGAAGTTTTCTTACAGTCTGTGATAGCAAATCTATATACATTTAAAGGGACGTATTATCTCCAAACTATTTTCTTATTAGAAGAATTAGGAAAAAATGATGTAGAAAATGAATTGGCTCAATTATTGGAATATGCTAATTTATCTGCTGTTACATCTGAAACATTGAATGAATACGGTACATGCATCATGGAACGCAATGCTTTAGAACTAACAAGATATTACTTTGAATAA